A window of the Halichoerus grypus chromosome 2, mHalGry1.hap1.1, whole genome shotgun sequence genome harbors these coding sequences:
- the AATK gene encoding serine/threonine-protein kinase LMTK1 isoform X1: protein MVTLGLGQQSEPCGSGRPEPDGAPLSELSWSSSLAVVAVSFSGLFTVIALMLACLCCKKGGIGFKEFENAEGDEYAAGFSAQGSPATGAQNGPDVYVLPLTEVSLPMAKQPGRSVQLLRSTDLGRHSLLFLEEVGRGWFGKVFLGEVNSGLGSTRVVVKELKAGASVREQVQFLEEAQPYRALQHSNLIQCLAQCAEATPHLLVMEFCPMGDLKGYLRSCRVAESMAPDPLTLQRMACELACGVLHLHRHNYVHSDLALRNCLLTADLTVKIGDYGLSHGKYREDYFVTADQLWVPLRWIAPELVDEVHCNLLVVDQTKASNVWSLGVSIWELFELGAQPYPQHSDRQVLAYAVREQQLKLPKPQLQLTLSDRWYEVMQFCWLQPEQRPTAEEVHLLLSYLCAKGATEAEEEFERRWRSLRPGGGGAGPGLAGLALGGAGELAAASSFPLLEQFAGDGFHADGDDVLTVTETSRGLNFEYKWEAGRGAEAFPPPGGAASPSRAAGPQELCAPDGAPPGVVPVFSAHSPSVGSEYFIRLEEPTPAAGHDPDCAGCTPGPHAVDLLPNGADQDDDSEGSADASLAMEPLLGHGPPPGGPWGHCDYYLHGSHARDPPRTLSSPSPGTLMLAEPREEDSNWGSAAFCPPFLEDPLGTSPSGSSGAQPSPGGEEMGEAEACRAAQHRHWSSNMSANNNSGSRAPGSWDPGYVGGCMGCCPSTEHTLQAVPELGCPLALEDTREPLLGPQGASSGQELGRCLGLPHLCPAGGLAPATCLVPSSRTQAAISRGDSPQTEPRLAEEAEGSARPQRPLPSIPALSQEGALLPAEEAGALAALPALPMPAGGWEAASEVAQGLDSCTGSPELEEPVSEDEDMTEATSGIFTDLSSDGPPVEKLDATPAFRSLQKQVGTPDSVDSLDIPSSASDGGGCEVFSPSVTGTPGGQPRALDSGYDTENYESPEFVLKEAHEPCEPEAFGELVSEGESPGPETQLSTSLGSLGEKNPYRDSAYFSDLDTEPESTSGPREKGGCALACRLELDLESPGLQSAQPSPESGVPGGAQGTGPREVPPLLLPPPDNSSPEPSSTCPESPSLEPPWPQGPAQGPPGPSPQRSKVFLLTPVPLSSESHRPDLQEAPGLLSGPAQRDQTGDPGAPRTPLCLALPGLPAAPEGRSEEEEEDSEDSDESDEELRCYSIQEPSEESEEEAPPVPVVVAESQSARNLRSLLKMPSLLSEAFCEDLERKKKAVSFFDDVTVYLFDQESPTRELGEPFPGAKESPPAFLAGGPRTPGAPGRPRRADRCSDGSAASVAEEGRGFAWDDGFPPTPAPEAALPAPAAPPKPAAPGPFSRFTVSPAPASRFSITHVSDSDAGSVGGPVAGAGGSCTEA, encoded by the exons ATGGTCACCCTGGGGTTAGGCCAGCAGTCGGAGCCATGTGGGAGCGGCCGCCCAGAGCCGG ACGGCGCCCCCCTCAGCGAGCTCTCCTGGTCGTCCTCCCTGGCTGTGGTGGCCGTGTCCTTCTCCGGGCTCTTCACTGTCATCGCCCTCATGTTGGCCTGTCTGTGTTGTAAGAAGGGTGGCATCGGGTTCAAG GAGTTTGAGAATGCTGAGGGGGACGAGTACGCCGCCGGCTTCTCGGCACAGGGCTCCCCTGCGACAGGGGCTCAGAACGGGCCAGACGTGTATGTCCTGCCGCTCACCGAGGTCTCCCTGCCCATGGCCAAGCAGCCGGGGCGCTCAG TGCAGCTCCTCAGGTCCACAGACCTGGGCCGGCACAGCCTCttgttcctggaggaggtgggccgCGGCTGGTTCGGGAAG GTGTTCCTGGGGGAGGTGAACTCGGGCCTCGGCAGCACGCGGGTGGTGGTGAAGGAGCTGAAGGCCGGTGCCAGCGTGCGGGAGCAGGTGCAGTTCCTGGAGGAGGCTCAGCCCTACAG GGCCCTGCAGCACAGCAACCTGATCCAGTGCCTGGCGCAGTGCGCGGAGGCGACGCCCCACCTGCTGGTGATGGAGTTCTGCCCCATG GGGGACCTCAAGGGCTACCTGCGAAGCTGCCGGGTGGCGGAGTCCATGGCGCCCGACCCCCTTACCCTGCAGCGCATGGCCTGCGAGCTGGCCTGTGGGGTCCTGCACCTGCATCGCCACAACTACGTGCACAG TGACCTGGCCCTGAGGAACTGCCTGCTCACGGCCGACCTGACAGTGAAAATCGGCGACTACGGCCTGTCCCACGGCAAATACAGG GAGGACTACTTCGTGACGGCCGACCAGCTGTGGGTGCCCCTGCGCTGGATCGCACCCGAGCTGGTGGACGAGGTGCACTGCAACCTGCTGGTGGTGGACCAGACCAAGGCCAGCAACGTGTG GTCCCTGGGCGTGAGCATCTGGGAGCTCTTTGAGCTGGGCGCACAACCCTACCCCCAGCACTCCGACCGGCAGGTGCTGGCCTACGCCGTCCGGGAGCAGCAGCTCAAGCTCCCCAAGCCCCAGCTGCAGCTGACTCTGTCCGACCGCTG GTACGAGGTGATGCAGTTCTGCTGGCTGCAGCCTGAGCAGCGGCCCACGGCCGAGGAGGTGCACCTGCTCTTGTCCTACCTCTGCGCCAAGGGCGCCACTGAGGCCGAGGAAGAGTTCGAGCGGCGCTGGCGCTCCCTGCGGCCGGGTGGGGGTGGCGCGGGCCCCGGGCTCGCAGGCCTGGCTCTGGGGGGCGCGGGCGAGCTTGCGGCCGCCTCGTCCTTCCCGCTGCTGGAGCAGTTCGCGGGCGACGGCTTCCATGCGGACGGGGATGACGTGCTGACGGTGACGGAGACGAGCCGCGGCCTCAACTTCGAGTACAAGTGGGAAGCGGGCCGCGGGGCCGAGGCCTTCCCGCCGCCAGGGGGCGCAGCGAGCCCCAGCCGCGCCGCGGGCCCGCAGGAGCTCTGTGCCCCCGACGGCGCGCCCCCGGGCGTGGTGCCCGTGTTCAGCGCGCACAGCCCCTCGGTGGGTAGCGAGTATTTCATCCGGCTGGAGGAGCCCACACCCGCCGCTGGCCACGATCCCGACTGCGCCGGCTGCACCCCCGGCCCCCACGCCGTGGACCTGCTCCCCAATGGCGCTGACCAGGACGACGACTCTGAGGGCAGCGCGGACGCCTCATTGGCCATGGAGCCGCTGCTGGGCCATGGGCCGCCCCCTGGGGGGCCCTGGGGCCACTGTGACTACTACCTGCACGGGAGCCATGCCCGGGACCCGCCCCGCACCCTGAGCTCGCCCTCACCGGGGACCCTCATGCTGGcggagcccagggaggaggacAGCAACTGGGGCTCAGCTGCCTTCTGCCCACCCTTCTTGGAGGACCCGCTGGGCACGTCCCCCTCGGGGAGCTCTGGGGCCCAGCCGTCCCCGGGTGGGGAGGAGATGGGCGAGGCCGAGGCATGCAGGGCTGCCCAGCACAGACACTGGAGTTCTAACATGTCCGCTAACAACAACAGTGGCAGCCGGGcaccaggttcctgggatccGGGATATGTGGGTGGCTGCATGGGCTGCTGCCCCAGCACAGAACACACCCTACAGGCCGTCCCCGAGCTGGGCTGTCCCCTGGCCCTGGAGGACACCAGAGAGCCTCTCCTTGGGCCACAGGGGGCCTCCTCTGGCCAGGAGCTCGGCCGTTGCCTTGGCCTCCCTCATCTGTGTCCTGCTGGGGGCCTGGCACCTGCCACTTGCCTGGTGCCATCCTCCCGGACACAGGCGGCCATAAGCCGGGGTGACAGCCCCCAGACAGAGCCCAGGCTTGCTGAGGAGGCTGAGGGCTCTGCCAGACCTCAACgaccccttccctccatcccagCCCTATCCCAGGAGGGAGCCCTGCTGCCTGCCGAGGAGGCCGGTGCCCTCGCCGCCCTGCCTGCCTTGCCCATGCCTGCTGGCGGCTGGGAGGCTGCCTCTGAGGTAGCCCAGGGCCTGGACAGCTGCACTGGTTCCCCTGAGCTGGAAGAGCCAGTCAGTGAGGACGAGGACATGACAGAGGCCACTTCCGGCATCTTCACGGATTTGTCCAGTGATGGCCCGCCAGTGGAGAAGCTGGACGCGACGCCGGCCTTCCGCTCCCTGCAGAAGCAGGTGGGGACCCCCGACTCCGTGGACTCCCTGGATATCCCATCTTCCGCCAGCGACGGTGGCGGCTGTGAGGTCTTCAGCCCGTCAGTTACTGGCACTCCTGGCGGGCAGCCCCGAGCCCTGGACAGTGGCTATGACACGGAGAACTACGAGTCCCCTGAGTTTGTGCTCAAGGAAGCACATGAGCCCTGTGAGCCCGAGGCCTTTGGGGAGCTGGTCTCTGAGGGTGAGAGCCCCGGGCCCGAGACTCAGCTCTCCACCTCCCTTGGAAGCCTTGGCGAGAAAAACCCCTACCGTGACTCAGCCTACTTTTCCGACCTCGATACAGAGCCCGAGTCCACCTCGGgcccccgggagaagggaggatgtGCCCTGGCCTGCAGGCTAGAGCTGGACCTGGAGAGCCCTGGGCTGCAGTCTGCACAGCCCTCCCCTGAGTCTGGGGTTCCCGGGGGGGCACAGGGCACTGGCCCCAGGGAGGTGCCACCACTGCTCTTGCCGCCGCCAGACAACTCTTCTCCAGAGCCCAGCAGCACCTGCCCGGAGAGCCCCAGCCTGGAGCCTCCCTGGCCCCAAGGCCCTGCGCAAGGGCCTCCAGGGCCCAGCCCCCAGCGCTCCAAGGTTTTCCTGCTGACCCCAGtcccactgagctcagagagcCACCGCCCGGACCTCCAGGAGGCCCCAGGACTGCTTTCTGGGCCGGCCCAGCGGGATCAGACGGGGGACCCTGGCGCCCCCAGAACCCCACTCTGCCTGGCCTTGCCGGGACTGCCCGCAGCCCCGGAGGGCCGgtcggaggaggaggaggaggacagcgAGGACAGCGACGAGTCGGATGAGGAGCTGCGCTGCTACAGCATCCAGGAGCCCAGCGAGGAGAGCGAGGAGGAGGCGCCCCCCGTGCCCGTGGTGGTGGCCGAGAGCCAGAGCGCGCGCAACCTGCGCAGCCTGCTCAAGATGCCCAGCCTGTTGTCCGAGGCCTTCTGCGAGGACCTGGAGCGCAAGAAGAAAGCCGTGTCCTTCTTCGACGATGTCACCGTCTACCTCTTCGACCAG GAAAGCCCCACCCGGGAGCTCGGGGAGCCCTTCCCCGGCGCCAAGGAGTCGCCCCCCGCGTTCCTGGCGGGCGGCCCCCGCACCCCCGGCGCCCCCGGCCGGCCGCGCCGGGCGGACCGCTGCTCCGACGGCTCCGCCGCCTCCGTGGCCGAAGAGG GCCGAGGGTTCGCGTGGGACGACGGCTTCCCGCCGACGCCGGCCCCGGAGGCCGCCctgcccgcccccgccgcgcccccCAAGCCGGCCGCGCCCGGCCCCTTCTCGCGCTTCACCGTGTCGCCCGCGCCCGCGTCCCGCTTCTCCATTACGCACGTCTCGGACTCGGACGCCGGGTCCGTGGGAG GCCCTGTAGCAGGTGCTGGGGGCAGCTGTACGGAGGCTTGA